Within Methanomicrobia archaeon, the genomic segment TCCCGATGTACGCCATGGGCTTCATCTGCTGCCGGAACATCTCGCCGGAGAACTGTGTCTGTTTCCGCATGATCTCCTCCTTCTTCTTCTCCAGCTTCTTCATCAGGGTCTTGTTGTTCGTTCGTTTCGCTTCCATGAGCTCTTTCTGCAGCTCCCTGATCTGTTTCTGATATTCCTTCGACTTCGCCATCAGCTCCCAGTTCATGGTGTACTTCTGAACCACGGTCGTATAGATGCCGGTGATGACCGCGAGTATAAGGATCGTAATGAGGAAATGATCGACGCCTACCGCGTCCGCGAGCGGATCGAGCACGACGCCCAGCGCGCTCCCGAGCCCTTCACGCAGGCCGGGAACGATGATGATGCCAAAGAGGATAAAGAACCCGAGCGCCATGAGCGCGCTCTCGAGGAGCTTCTTCATCTGCTGCTTCTGCTGTTGGGCAACGCGCTCTTTACTCACCATTGGTACCGTTCTACTCTGCGTTATAGGAGTACAAAAGCGGAGTATTTAAACTTTTTCTGGCTGCTGGAGCGGTTCTTGCAAGGCAGCGTACAGCAGGATTTTCGCAGGAATTCACGAGGAATACCCGTTTGGAGGATCACCATGCGGTCATTCATCGTTCCGGAGATTGAGAAGCTTTTCCTGGTTCACGGCTCATTCTGCTCTTCCGCAAGCTTCTTATCGGTGACCGTATACATACATCCTGTGTGTC encodes:
- a CDS encoding DUF106 domain-containing protein codes for the protein MVSKERVAQQQKQQMKKLLESALMALGFFILFGIIIVPGLREGLGSALGVVLDPLADAVGVDHFLITILILAVITGIYTTVVQKYTMNWELMAKSKEYQKQIRELQKELMEAKRTNNKTLMKKLEKKKEEIMRKQTQFSGEMFRQQMKPMAYIGIITIPIFMWIWRYVDITVISSVIFPLMGEKELAARFVLGLPYWVFWYMICSIPIAQVIRKAIGLQSGI